The following are encoded in a window of Phaseolus vulgaris cultivar G19833 chromosome 3, P. vulgaris v2.0, whole genome shotgun sequence genomic DNA:
- the LOC137806591 gene encoding PH, RCC1 and FYVE domains-containing protein 1 isoform X2 produces the protein MADPQKTALGERDIEQAIAFLKKGSYLLKYGRRGKPKFCPFRLSNDESILLWYSDKEEKQLKLSTVSRIIPGQRTATFQRYPRPEKEYQSFSLIYSDRSLDLICKDKEEAEIWFVGLKALVTRANNRKWFESRTDDSHCSDSPKSSTRRSTPSNTPFSDPGDAGGAAFDVKNRWVKAFSEIISSNAASKSTSQAESIANSSLSSGCVDNSSNRNSASEAFRVSLSSAVSSSSQGSYHEDFDSLSDVFIWGEGIGNGILGGGVHRVGALSSMDAFLPKAFESKLVLDVHSISCGYRHAVLVTKQGEIFSWGEESGGRLGHGVEMDVFHPKLVDTLAGMNIESVACGEYHTCAVTYSGDLYTWGDGAHNSGMLGHGNEATHWIPKKISGNLEGLRVSYVSCGPWHTAIVTSAGQLFTFGDGTFGALGHGNHCSATIPQEVEILRGFRTTKVACGVWHTAAVVEAINESVESSTRSSSGRLFTWGDGDKGQLGHADREPRLVPECVIALSTENISQVACGHSLTIALTTSGHVYTIGSTAYGQLGCPASDGKVPTCVKIADSFVEDIACGSYHVAVLTSKAEVYTWGKGLNGQLGHGDNDHRNKPTLVEFLKDKQVKSVFCGSNFTAAVCLHKWIPSVDHSTCFGCRNPFNFRRKRHNCYNCGLVFCKSCTSKKSRKASLAPNTSKPYRVCEDCYLKLKKPAESVPLVQTPSLRSVSLQENRTTKIQGTLLRLSSFGSILQTESSQLKLPDSQDSHRSPASNGKLEMKGFASSKSSNSVFVDSKKNLPFSEPAARLSCQTTSPVSSKSSPRESYEDINDDLKHRNDILSQEVIILRTQVEDLTRKSKSLEAELERTSKQLKEVTAVAADEAGKCKSAKEVIKSLTAQLKEMVERVPERHNDDSSTELGAEYTQNIIDHSLDVSHIRNTAILKNEGSSNVANLILPNGAKTQSGKAEWVVQDETGVFVSLSPQPGGGNELMRVRFSRKHFTEEEAEKWWAENGTKILERHNIVAL, from the exons ATGGCTGATCCTCAGAAAACTGCTCTTGGGGAGAGAGATATCGAGCAG GCAATTGCATTTCTTAAGAAAGGCTCATATCTTCTAAAGTACGGACGAAGAGGGAAGCCGAAGTTCTGCCCGTTTAGGCTTTCCAAT GATGAGTCTATACTCTTATGGTACTCTGACAAGGAAGAGAAACAGCTTAAACTCAGTACCGTTTCAAGGATCATTCCAGGGCAGCGGACT GCAACATTTCAGCGGTATCCACGACCTGAGAAGGAATATCAATCATTTTCTCTTATATACAGCGATAGGTCCTTGGATTTG ATATGCAAGGACAAAGAAGAAGCTGAAATCTGGTTTGTTGGTCTTAAGGCATTAGTTACTCGAGCGAACAATCGCAAGTGGTTTGAGTCAAGAACTGATGACAGTCACTGTTCTGATAGTCCAAAATCTAGCACACGAAGATCCACTCCATCAAATACACCATTTTCT GACCCTGGAGATGCTGGTGGAGCTGCTTTTGATGTGAAAAATAGATGGGTAAAGGCTTTCTCTGAAATAATTTCTTCCAATGCAGCAAGCAAGAGTACCAGTCAAGCTGAATCTATTGCAAACTCCTCCTTGTCCTCTGGGTGTGTGGATAACTCAAGCAATCGAAATTCTGCATCTGAGGCATTTCGAGTTAGTTTGTCTAGTGCTGTAAGTTCCTCCAGCCAGGGTTCTTATCATGAAGATTTTGATTCCCTAAGTGATGTTTTTATTTGGGGAGAAGGTATTGGCAATGGAATTCTTGGTGGAGGTGTACATAGAGTTGGAGCCTTGTCTAGTATGGATGCATTCCTCCCCAAGGCATTCGAATCTAAGTTAGTTCTAGATGTTCACAGTATTAGTTGTGGCTACAGACATGCTGTTCTGGTTACCAAGCAGGGAGAGATATTTAGTTGGGGAGAGGAGTCAGGAGGTAGGCTTGGACATGGTGTAGAAATGGATGTTTTTCACCCTAAGCTTGTTGACACTCTTGCTGGCATGAATATTGAGTCAGTAGCATGTGGAGAATATCATACATGCGCTGTTACTTATTCTGGGGATCTTTATACATGGGGTGATGGTGCTCACAATTCTGGCATGCTTGGACATGGAAATGAAGCCACTCACTGGATTCCTAAAAAAATTAGTGGTAACTTGGAGGGTTTACGTGTATCTTATGTGTCCTGTGGACCTTGGCACACAGCTATTGTTACATCAGCTGGGCAACTGTTCACATTTGGTGATGGAACTTTTGGTGCCTTAGGACATGGAAATCATTGTAGTGCAACTATTCCTCAAGAAGTAGAAATTTTGAGAGGGTTTAGAACAACCAAGGTTGCATGTGGTGTTTGGCACACTGCTGCAGTTGTGGAGGCGATAAACGAATCTGTGGAATCTTCTACACGCTCATCTAGTGGAAGATTGTTCACCTGGGGTGACGGAGATAAAGGCCAACTTGGACATGCTGATAGGGAGCCTAGACTAGTTCCTGAGTGTGTAATTGCATTGAGTACTGAAAACATTAGCCAGGTGGCTTGTGGCCACAGTCTTACAATTGCTTTGACAACATCAGGACATGTATATACAATAGGAAGCACTGCTTATGGGCAACTTGGCTGTCCTGCATCTGATGGAAAAGTCCCTACATGTGTTAAAATTGCTGACAGTTTTGTAGAAGATATTGCCTGTGGTTCATATCATGTTGCAGTCTTGACTTCCAAGGCAGAGGTTTACACATGGGGAAAGGGTTTAAATGGGCAATTAGGTCATGGAGACAATGATCACAGGAATAAACCAACACTTGttgagtttttaaaagataaacaagtgaaaagtgTATTTTGTGGTTCAAACTTTACAGCTGCTGTATGTCTTCATAAATGGATCCCAAGTGTTGATCATTCTACATGTTTTGGATGTCGTAATCCATTTAATTTCAGAAGAAAACGTCATAATTGTTACAACTGTGGACTTGTGTTTTGCAAATCTTGCACCAGCAAGAAATCTAGAAAAGCTTCCCTTGCTCCCAATACTAGCAAGCCGTATCGAGTTTGCGAGGACTGTTATCTTAAGCTTAAGAAGCCTGCTGAATCAGTACCCTTGGTGCAAACTCCTAGCTTGAGAAGTGTAAGTTTGCAAGAGAATAGAACCACTAAAATACAGGGAACACTATTGAGACTTTCATCTTTTGGTTCTATTCTTCAAACAGAAAGTAGTCAATTGAAGCTTCCAGATTCACAAGATAGCCACCGTTCCCCAGCTTCGAATGGAAAACTAGAAATGAAGGGTTTTGCTTCTTCAAAATCATCAAATTCTGTTTTTGTTGATTCTAAGAAAAACCTTCCATTTTCAGAGCCTGCTGCAAGATTATCTTGTCAAACAACATCTCCAGTTTCGTCAAAGTCAAGTCCAAGAGAATCGTATGAGGATATCAATGATGATTTAAAGCATAGAAATGATATTTTAAGTCAAGAAGTTATAATTTTAAGGACTCAG GTTGAAGATCTTACTCGAAAATCAAAAAGTTTAGAGGCTGAACTTGAGAGAACATCAAAGCAATTGAAGGAAGTGACTGCTGTAGCTGCAGACGAAGCTGGAAAGTGTAAATCAGCAAAAGAGGTCATAAAATCATTGACTGCACAG TTAAAGGAAATGGTGGAAAGAGTGCCAGAAAGACACAATGATGACTCCAGTACAGAGCTCGGTGCTGAATACACTCAAAATATTATTGATCATTCCTTAGATGTGAGCCATATAAGAAACACTGCCATTCTAAAAAATGAAGGCAGCAGCAATGTAGCAAATCTGATATTACCTAAtggtgccaaaacacaaagtgGGAAGGCAGAGTGGGTAGTGCAAGATGAAACAGGTGTGTTCGTGAGTTTGTCCCCCCAGCCAGGTGGTGGTAATGAGCTTATGCGTGTTCGCTTCAG
- the LOC137806591 gene encoding PH, RCC1 and FYVE domains-containing protein 1 isoform X1 — translation MADPQKTALGERDIEQAIAFLKKGSYLLKYGRRGKPKFCPFRLSNDESILLWYSDKEEKQLKLSTVSRIIPGQRTATFQRYPRPEKEYQSFSLIYSDRSLDLICKDKEEAEIWFVGLKALVTRANNRKWFESRTDDSHCSDSPKSSTRRSTPSNTPFSDPGDAGGAAFDVKNRWVKAFSEIISSNAASKSTSQAESIANSSLSSGCVDNSSNRNSASEAFRVSLSSAVSSSSQGSYHEDFDSLSDVFIWGEGIGNGILGGGVHRVGALSSMDAFLPKAFESKLVLDVHSISCGYRHAVLVTKQGEIFSWGEESGGRLGHGVEMDVFHPKLVDTLAGMNIESVACGEYHTCAVTYSGDLYTWGDGAHNSGMLGHGNEATHWIPKKISGNLEGLRVSYVSCGPWHTAIVTSAGQLFTFGDGTFGALGHGNHCSATIPQEVEILRGFRTTKVACGVWHTAAVVEAINESVESSTRSSSGRLFTWGDGDKGQLGHADREPRLVPECVIALSTENISQVACGHSLTIALTTSGHVYTIGSTAYGQLGCPASDGKVPTCVKIADSFVEDIACGSYHVAVLTSKAEVYTWGKGLNGQLGHGDNDHRNKPTLVEFLKDKQVKSVFCGSNFTAAVCLHKWIPSVDHSTCFGCRNPFNFRRKRHNCYNCGLVFCKSCTSKKSRKASLAPNTSKPYRVCEDCYLKLKKPAESVPLVQTPSLRSVSLQENRTTKIQGTLLRLSSFGSILQTESSQLKLPDSQDSHRSPASNGKLEMKGFASSKSSNSVFVDSKKNLPFSEPAARLSCQTTSPVSSKSSPRESYEDINDDLKHRNDILSQEVIILRTQVEDLTRKSKSLEAELERTSKQLKEVTAVAADEAGKCKSAKEVIKSLTAQLKEMVERVPERHNDDSSTELGAEYTQNIIDHSLDVSHIRNTAILKNEGSSNVANLILPNGAKTQSGKAEWVVQDETGVFVSLSPQPGGGNELMRVRFSCFYSRKHFTEEEAEKWWAENGTKILERHNIVAL, via the exons ATGGCTGATCCTCAGAAAACTGCTCTTGGGGAGAGAGATATCGAGCAG GCAATTGCATTTCTTAAGAAAGGCTCATATCTTCTAAAGTACGGACGAAGAGGGAAGCCGAAGTTCTGCCCGTTTAGGCTTTCCAAT GATGAGTCTATACTCTTATGGTACTCTGACAAGGAAGAGAAACAGCTTAAACTCAGTACCGTTTCAAGGATCATTCCAGGGCAGCGGACT GCAACATTTCAGCGGTATCCACGACCTGAGAAGGAATATCAATCATTTTCTCTTATATACAGCGATAGGTCCTTGGATTTG ATATGCAAGGACAAAGAAGAAGCTGAAATCTGGTTTGTTGGTCTTAAGGCATTAGTTACTCGAGCGAACAATCGCAAGTGGTTTGAGTCAAGAACTGATGACAGTCACTGTTCTGATAGTCCAAAATCTAGCACACGAAGATCCACTCCATCAAATACACCATTTTCT GACCCTGGAGATGCTGGTGGAGCTGCTTTTGATGTGAAAAATAGATGGGTAAAGGCTTTCTCTGAAATAATTTCTTCCAATGCAGCAAGCAAGAGTACCAGTCAAGCTGAATCTATTGCAAACTCCTCCTTGTCCTCTGGGTGTGTGGATAACTCAAGCAATCGAAATTCTGCATCTGAGGCATTTCGAGTTAGTTTGTCTAGTGCTGTAAGTTCCTCCAGCCAGGGTTCTTATCATGAAGATTTTGATTCCCTAAGTGATGTTTTTATTTGGGGAGAAGGTATTGGCAATGGAATTCTTGGTGGAGGTGTACATAGAGTTGGAGCCTTGTCTAGTATGGATGCATTCCTCCCCAAGGCATTCGAATCTAAGTTAGTTCTAGATGTTCACAGTATTAGTTGTGGCTACAGACATGCTGTTCTGGTTACCAAGCAGGGAGAGATATTTAGTTGGGGAGAGGAGTCAGGAGGTAGGCTTGGACATGGTGTAGAAATGGATGTTTTTCACCCTAAGCTTGTTGACACTCTTGCTGGCATGAATATTGAGTCAGTAGCATGTGGAGAATATCATACATGCGCTGTTACTTATTCTGGGGATCTTTATACATGGGGTGATGGTGCTCACAATTCTGGCATGCTTGGACATGGAAATGAAGCCACTCACTGGATTCCTAAAAAAATTAGTGGTAACTTGGAGGGTTTACGTGTATCTTATGTGTCCTGTGGACCTTGGCACACAGCTATTGTTACATCAGCTGGGCAACTGTTCACATTTGGTGATGGAACTTTTGGTGCCTTAGGACATGGAAATCATTGTAGTGCAACTATTCCTCAAGAAGTAGAAATTTTGAGAGGGTTTAGAACAACCAAGGTTGCATGTGGTGTTTGGCACACTGCTGCAGTTGTGGAGGCGATAAACGAATCTGTGGAATCTTCTACACGCTCATCTAGTGGAAGATTGTTCACCTGGGGTGACGGAGATAAAGGCCAACTTGGACATGCTGATAGGGAGCCTAGACTAGTTCCTGAGTGTGTAATTGCATTGAGTACTGAAAACATTAGCCAGGTGGCTTGTGGCCACAGTCTTACAATTGCTTTGACAACATCAGGACATGTATATACAATAGGAAGCACTGCTTATGGGCAACTTGGCTGTCCTGCATCTGATGGAAAAGTCCCTACATGTGTTAAAATTGCTGACAGTTTTGTAGAAGATATTGCCTGTGGTTCATATCATGTTGCAGTCTTGACTTCCAAGGCAGAGGTTTACACATGGGGAAAGGGTTTAAATGGGCAATTAGGTCATGGAGACAATGATCACAGGAATAAACCAACACTTGttgagtttttaaaagataaacaagtgaaaagtgTATTTTGTGGTTCAAACTTTACAGCTGCTGTATGTCTTCATAAATGGATCCCAAGTGTTGATCATTCTACATGTTTTGGATGTCGTAATCCATTTAATTTCAGAAGAAAACGTCATAATTGTTACAACTGTGGACTTGTGTTTTGCAAATCTTGCACCAGCAAGAAATCTAGAAAAGCTTCCCTTGCTCCCAATACTAGCAAGCCGTATCGAGTTTGCGAGGACTGTTATCTTAAGCTTAAGAAGCCTGCTGAATCAGTACCCTTGGTGCAAACTCCTAGCTTGAGAAGTGTAAGTTTGCAAGAGAATAGAACCACTAAAATACAGGGAACACTATTGAGACTTTCATCTTTTGGTTCTATTCTTCAAACAGAAAGTAGTCAATTGAAGCTTCCAGATTCACAAGATAGCCACCGTTCCCCAGCTTCGAATGGAAAACTAGAAATGAAGGGTTTTGCTTCTTCAAAATCATCAAATTCTGTTTTTGTTGATTCTAAGAAAAACCTTCCATTTTCAGAGCCTGCTGCAAGATTATCTTGTCAAACAACATCTCCAGTTTCGTCAAAGTCAAGTCCAAGAGAATCGTATGAGGATATCAATGATGATTTAAAGCATAGAAATGATATTTTAAGTCAAGAAGTTATAATTTTAAGGACTCAG GTTGAAGATCTTACTCGAAAATCAAAAAGTTTAGAGGCTGAACTTGAGAGAACATCAAAGCAATTGAAGGAAGTGACTGCTGTAGCTGCAGACGAAGCTGGAAAGTGTAAATCAGCAAAAGAGGTCATAAAATCATTGACTGCACAG TTAAAGGAAATGGTGGAAAGAGTGCCAGAAAGACACAATGATGACTCCAGTACAGAGCTCGGTGCTGAATACACTCAAAATATTATTGATCATTCCTTAGATGTGAGCCATATAAGAAACACTGCCATTCTAAAAAATGAAGGCAGCAGCAATGTAGCAAATCTGATATTACCTAAtggtgccaaaacacaaagtgGGAAGGCAGAGTGGGTAGTGCAAGATGAAACAGGTGTGTTCGTGAGTTTGTCCCCCCAGCCAGGTGGTGGTAATGAGCTTATGCGTGTTCGCTTCAG
- the LOC137806594 gene encoding uncharacterized protein: MAEITEIVNPIGDRSQTAGELQNVHSAYRLNGKNYLKWSQLIRTILKGKGKVSHLTDMAPDEQDAKFKSWDEEDSMIMAWLWNSMVPEISDTCMFLKSAKEIWEAVEQTYSKAKDAAQIYDVKVKTVAAKQGNKSVTEYANQLKSLWMELDHYRVIKAKCSEDSTILKEYIEQDRVYDFLVGLNPEYDQVRIQILGKEKVPGLNEVVAIIRSEESRRGLMLETPTTESSAMKAEGGTTMLTNQKKSGFSNIEKKQEEVWCTYCNKLRHTREKCWKLHGKPPSREWGQKGGPPKREGQRQAHIVNGQGEEYVQLNHEEIERVRSFLSKLEKPSGMCSLTYSGQKLREDDWTC, translated from the exons ATGGCTGAGATCACTGAGATCGTGAATCCTATTGGGGACAGATCCCAAACTGCTGGAGAATTGCAGAATGTTCATTCTGCTTATAGATTAAATGGAAAAAATTATCTCAAATGGTCTCAACTCATTAGAACCATCTtgaaaggaaaaggaaaggtCAGTCACCTGACTGATATGGCCCCTGATGAACAGGATGCCAAGTTCAAATCATGGGATGAAGAAGACTCCATGATCATGGCATGGCTGTGGAATTCAATGGTCCCAGAAATCAGTGATACCTGCATGTTCCTTAAATCAGCAAAGGAAATTTGGGAGGCAGTAGAACAAACCTATTCTAAGGCCAAGGATGCTGCTCAAATATATGATGTAAAAGTGAAAACCGTGGCTGCCAAGCAGGGAAACAAATCTGTTACAGAATATGCCAATCAACTCAAGTCCCTATGGATGGAATTGGATCACTACCGAGTTATAAAAGCAAAATGTTCAGAAGACTCAACAATCCTTAAGGAGTATATTGAACAAGATAGAGTCTATGATTTCTTGGTAGGCCTGAATCCTGAATATGATCAGGTTCGTATCCAAATCTTGGGAAAAGAGAAGGTCCCAGGGCTTAATGAAGTGGTAGCCATTATTCGAAGTGAAGAAAGCAGGAGAGGACTGATGTTGGAGACCCCAACTACTGAAAGCTCAGCAATGAAAGCTGAAGGAGGAACAACCATGCTAACTAACCAGAAGAAAAGCGGGTTTTCCAATATAGAGAAAAAACAGGAGGAAGTCTGGTGTACCTACTGCAACAAGCTGCGCCACACAAGGGAAAAGTGCTGGAAATTACATGGAAAACCCCCAAGTAGAGAATGGGGCCAGAAAGGAGGCCCTCCAAAAAGGGAAGGACAAAGACAAGCACACATTGTTAATGGACAAGGAGAAGAATATGTCCAGCTGAATCATGAAGAGATAGAAAGGGTAAGGTCCTTCCTTAGTAAATTGGAGAAGCCCTCAGGTATGTGCTCCTTAACATATTCTG GACAAAAACTCAGGGAGGACGATTGGACATGCTAG